The following proteins come from a genomic window of Lolium rigidum isolate FL_2022 chromosome 5, APGP_CSIRO_Lrig_0.1, whole genome shotgun sequence:
- the LOC124651871 gene encoding protein disulfide-isomerase SCO2-like isoform X1, translated as MSPPIPNPIPARMSPPNPTPLLPLRPSNPSTLLPRHRHRPPPPAAANTTGAASPQDWFRPRRPADSDPSTSGGRVAARDPGVRARAKDGADERKGRWWERWSGDRESYLVDGVDALPIPLTVPGTDPMSREELDRRLTCDVMVDECKTVSYEWTGKCRSCQGSGLVTYFRKKGKETICTCVPCAGIGYVRKITYREGAENMDELDNGRPP; from the exons ATGAGTCCTCCAATCCCAAACCCCATCCCGGCACGCATGAGCCCTCCGAACCCCACCCCGCTGCTCCCCCTGCGGCCCAGCAACCCCTCCACCCTCCtcccccgccaccgccaccgcccgcccCCGCCCGCGGCCGCCAACACCACCGGCGCCGCCTCCCCGCAGGACTGgttccgcccgcgccgcccggccGACTCCGACCCCTCCACCTCGGGCGGGCGCGTCGCGGCGCGCGACCCGGGCGTGCGCGCCAGGGCCAAGGACGGCGCCGACGAGCGCAAGGGGAGGTGGTGGGAGCGCTGGTCCGGGGACAGGGAGAGCTACCTCGTGGACGGCGTCGACGCGCTCCCCATACCCCTCACCGTCCCGGGCACCGACCCCATGTCGCGGGAGGAGCTCGACCGCCGCCTCACCTGCGACGTCATGGTCGAT GAGTGCAAAACTGTTTCGTACGAGTGGACGGGCAAGTGCCGCAGCTGCCAGGGCTCGGGGCTCGTCACCTACTTTAGGAAGAAGGGCAAGGAGACCATCTGCACCTGTGTCCCCtgcgctggaattg GCTACGTTCGGAAAATTACATATCGGGAGGGGGCCGAAAATATGGATGAGTTAGACAATGGGAGACCACCATAA
- the LOC124651872 gene encoding calmodulin-like protein 30 produces MSHLSILTFKYNLAKLRFKPDRPAGRLLSSKDRQPSDLSMYKLEDDEMRKVFKKIAGESGRVSRGDLQALLQRFEKADAAGEARQMICAADTNKDGYMDLEEFMEVHRNGVQLGDIRRAFFVFDRDRDGRITAEEVMDVLLKLGERCSIEECRKMVKEIDRNHDGFVDMDDFMAMMTRPRKRA; encoded by the coding sequence ATGTCGCACCTGAGCATTCTGACCTTCAAATACAATCTGGCCAAGCTCCGGTTCAAGCCTGACCGGCCAGCCGGAAGGCTGCTGTCCTCCAAGGACCGGCAGCCCTCTGACCTCTCGATGTACAAGCTTGAGGACGACGAGATGAGGAAAGTGTTCAAAAAGATCGCTGGTGAGTCTGGCCGGGTCTCCAGGGGCGATCTTCAGGCGCTCCTGCAGAGGTTCGAGAAAGCTGACGCTGCGGGAGAGGCGCGGCAGATGATCTGTGCTGCCGACACCAACAAGGACGGGTACATGGACCTGGAGGAGTTCATGGAGGTCCACAGGAATGGCGTGCAGCTGGGGGACATACGCCGGGCCTTCTTCGTGTTCGACAGGGACAGGGATGGCAGAATCACTGCAGAGGAGGTGATGGACGTGCTGCTCAAGCTGGGGGAGAGGTGCAGCATCGAGGAATGCCGGAAGATGGTGAAAGAGATCGATAGGAACCATGATGGGTTCGTGGACATGGATGATTTCATGGCCATGATGACTCGCCCAAGGAAGAGGGCTTGA
- the LOC124653884 gene encoding probable LRR receptor-like serine/threonine-protein kinase At1g67720, with product MIRFSLLAALLVVLGVAFPIHGADALSGYQINCGAGAEQVAGNVTWLPDARFIAVGNATDIPSLPAAPMLASLRYFPDASARKHCYVLPAVKATKYLVRTTYFYGGFDGGAAPPVFDQIIDGTRWSQVDTAADYAAGRATYFEAVVVAAGKAVSVCLARNAATAPGSSPFISALEVVPLDDSVYNATDFASYALSTIARHSFGHDGSIISDGDQFNRYWQPYSDGVSPVVETQGSIAPAAFWNRPPEDVFRRGVTASRGNVLELQWPPAPLPTASYYLALYFQDNRTPSPLSWRVFDVAVNGQAFFAGLNVSAAGSMVYGAVWPLSGQTKITLTPAPDSPVGPVINAAELMMVVPLGGRTHPRDVIGMETLARGFANPPSDWSGDPCLPVGNSWTGVSCTEGPLARVTALNLTNFSVGGSISDHIANMTAISSIWLAGNNLTGPIPDMSPLHHLSSLHLENNQLTGPMPPLLGDLPKLQELFVQNNNLQGTIPNNLRNRAGIAFQYTPGNNLS from the exons ATGATCCGcttctccctcctcgccgccCTGCTCGTCGTCCTCGGCGTCGCCTTCCCAATCCATGGCGCCGACGCTCTCTCAG GGTACCAGATAAACTGCGGCGCCGGCGCGGAGCAGGTGGCGGGGAACGTGACATGGCTCCCCGACGCGCGGTTCATCGCAGTCGGCAACGCCACCGACATCCCGTCCCTCCCGGCCGCGCCGATGCTCGCCTCGCTCCGCTACTTCCCGGACGCGTCGGCCCGGAAGCACTGCTACGTGCTCCCCGCCGTAAAAGCAACCAAGTACCTCGTGCGCACCACGTACTTCTACGGCGGGttcgacggcggcgcggcgccgcccGTGTTCGACCAGATCATCGACGGCACGCGGTGGAGCCAGGTGGACACGGCGGCCGACTATgcggccggccgcgccacctaCTTCGAGGCCGTCGTGGTCGCCGCCGGGAAGGCCGTCAGCGTGTGCCTGGCCAGGAACGCCGCCACCGCGCCCGGCTCCAGCCCCTTCATCTCCGCGCTCGAGGTGGTCCCGCTCGACGACTCCGTCTACAACGCCACCGACTTCGCCTCCTACGCGCTTAGCACCATCGCGCGCCACAGCTTCGGCCACGACGGCTCCATCATCAG CGATGGCGACCAGTTCAACCGGTACTGGCAGCCGTACAGCGACGGGGTCAGCCCGGTGGTGGAGACCCAGGGGAGCATCGCGCCGGCGGCGTTCTGGAACAGGCCACCGGAGGACGTGTTCCGGCGGGGCGTGACGGCCAGCCGCGGGAACGTCCTCGAGCTGCAGTGGCCGCCGGCGCCACTGCCCACGGCGAGCTACTACCTGGCGCTCTACTTCCAGGACAACCGGACGCCGAGCCCGCTCAGCTGGAGAGTCTTCGACGTCGCGGTCAACGGCCAGGCCTTCTTCGCCGGCCTCAACGTCTCGGCGGCGGGGTCGATGGTGTACGGTGCCGTGTGGCCGCTGTCCGGGCAGACCAAGATCACGCTGACGCCtgcgccggactcgccggtcGGGCCGGTGATCAATGCGGCGGAGCTCATGATGGTTGTGCCGCTCGGAGGGAGGACTCATCCTAGAGACG TGATCGGCATGGAGACGCTCGCGAGAGGCTTCGCCAACCCGCCGTCGGACTGGAGTGGCGATCCTTGCTTGCCTGTCGGGAACTCATGGACCGGTGTTTCCTGCACTGAAGGTCCGCTTGCTCGAGTAACCGCCCT CAACCTCACCAATTTCAGTGTTGGAGGCTCAATATCTGACCACATTGCCAATATGACTGCAATCTCGAGCAT TTGGCTTGCGGGGAACAACCTGACAGGACCAATTCCGGATATGAGCCCCCTACATCACTTGTCTTCTTT GCACCTGGAGAACAACCAATTGACAGGGCCGATGCCCCCATTGCTGGGAGACCTTCCCAAGCTTCAAGAACT gtttgtGCAGAATAACAATTTACAGGGGACCATTCCGAACAACCTCAGGAACAGAGCGGGCATTGCATTCCA GTATACACCTGGGAATAACCTCAGCTAA
- the LOC124651871 gene encoding protein disulfide-isomerase SCO2-like isoform X2 has product MSPPIPNPIPARMSPPNPTPLLPLRPSNPSTLLPRHRHRPPPPAAANTTGAASPQDWFRPRRPADSDPSTSGGRVAARDPGVRARAKDGADERKGRWWERWSGDRESYLVDGVDALPIPLTVPGTDPMSREELDRRLTCDVMVDECKTVSYEWTGKCRSCQGSGLVTYFRKKGKETICTCVPCAGIGHPQDMLLRKCSPSRPI; this is encoded by the exons ATGAGTCCTCCAATCCCAAACCCCATCCCGGCACGCATGAGCCCTCCGAACCCCACCCCGCTGCTCCCCCTGCGGCCCAGCAACCCCTCCACCCTCCtcccccgccaccgccaccgcccgcccCCGCCCGCGGCCGCCAACACCACCGGCGCCGCCTCCCCGCAGGACTGgttccgcccgcgccgcccggccGACTCCGACCCCTCCACCTCGGGCGGGCGCGTCGCGGCGCGCGACCCGGGCGTGCGCGCCAGGGCCAAGGACGGCGCCGACGAGCGCAAGGGGAGGTGGTGGGAGCGCTGGTCCGGGGACAGGGAGAGCTACCTCGTGGACGGCGTCGACGCGCTCCCCATACCCCTCACCGTCCCGGGCACCGACCCCATGTCGCGGGAGGAGCTCGACCGCCGCCTCACCTGCGACGTCATGGTCGAT GAGTGCAAAACTGTTTCGTACGAGTGGACGGGCAAGTGCCGCAGCTGCCAGGGCTCGGGGCTCGTCACCTACTTTAGGAAGAAGGGCAAGGAGACCATCTGCACCTGTGTCCCCtgcgctggaattg GACATCCTCAGGACATGCTATTGAGGAAATGTTCACCATCAAGGCCCATTTAA